In Erigeron canadensis isolate Cc75 chromosome 8, C_canadensis_v1, whole genome shotgun sequence, the DNA window tattatgtgtataaaaaaacttctaaatttaaagtttaataaattttaactttttaaaatatcaatGTTATTAAATTTATGCAAATACTTTAGTAGCATATAACTTAGATGTTTtcaaaaaaatagtaaaaaaaattacatgtgTACATTtaaagagaaatgatatattCTCTTAAATATTGacctaaaaatctttttaaaattataaattttatgacATGTAAATTctactaaatatattttataatttttttttttttaacgttcgtaTCATGAGATGGCTAGCCGTAAAATTTAATTGGGTAGATAGTCATTAGTGACCAATCCACGAAGTCAGGGAAAACTattctttattcttttgaattccaactatttcaaaaatattatggAACCAAACGACCTTAaatttaagcatatatatatttttaaaaggatCCATATTtgaaatagttaaaaaaaaaaaaaaagaaaaaaaaacaatggaaaatgtaaatttattttaaaaattggcTTTGGAAACACATGATAGGTATATACACACTCACTGTCAAAGGATAGAAATATACACAATCAGTCAATCACTCACTTTAATCACTTCTAACCCCTTTCcagctaaaaagaaaaaatatgtcTGAGCTTCAACCACCAGTAGATACTCAAACCAACGGCGGCGATCCTCCGGCCGGAGCTCCACCAGACACCACGACGCCTGTGGCCGGACCACCAAAACGACAGCGTAGACCAAGTGTCCGATTAGGCGATATCGGAGTTCGAAATCAAAGAAGAACCAAACATCATCAATGGAAAGATTCAAAATCATGGAAAACAGGTGAGTTTCAAGATTTTGATAAAAACGTTGATAATATGACTAACAATGATGATATTAATAATGGGTTTTTGATGGGGAGTTGGAAAGGTAAGGACTTTTCGAAATCGAGTAAAGCGTTTTCGAGCTCGAAAAGGGTTAGGACTAATTGGGATGACTTTGattataatgatgataatgaaagtttgaattttgatgGACCATATGATGATgttaatgataatgatgatgatgatggtgttaatgatgataatgatgataatgtggAAAGAAATGGTGTTAGGGTTTGGTTAAATCAATTAGGATTAGGAAGGTATGCACATATTTTCGAGGTACATGAAGTCGATGATGAGGTTTTGCCTTTGCTCACATTGGAAGATCTTAAAGATATGGGGATAAATGCTGTTGGGTCTAGGCGAAAAATGTTTTCTTCTATTCAAAAGCTCGGTAAAGGGTTTTCGTGATGAAGTGAGACGAGGACGTAAGGTTAAGAAGCGAAAAGCTGAAAACTGGTTTGATCCCTtcttttgtattatatataagttttagggTTAATTTGCCTTATTGGTTTTTACTTTGTATGATGTGGTTTTGtgatgtatatatttgtagttAGATAAGGTTTAGCTGTGTAATTGTTGTTTAAGAGAAGAATGGGAATAAAGTGTATATCTTGTAGTTCAAGAAGTGTTAAATGATGTAGATGGTGTGAAATGATGTTATTGATATGAAAATTGGTACTTGGTTTATCTATAACTTAAACAGAAGAGTGCTAATCTATATGGAATTGGTATATTAGCTTGAGACTG includes these proteins:
- the LOC122579564 gene encoding protein bicaudal C homolog 1-A-like, with protein sequence MSELQPPVDTQTNGGDPPAGAPPDTTTPVAGPPKRQRRPSVRLGDIGVRNQRRTKHHQWKDSKSWKTGKDFSKSSKAFSSSKRVRTNWDDFDYNDDNESLNFDGPYDDVNDNDDDDGVNDDNDDNVERNGVRVWLNQLGLGRYAHIFEVHEVDDEVLPLLTLEDLKDMGINAVGSRRKMFSSIQKLGKGFS